In Acropora muricata isolate sample 2 chromosome 13, ASM3666990v1, whole genome shotgun sequence, the DNA window CTGTTTGTTTGATACTGTCTGCCTATTATTGGCACCATTCTTTTGCGTTGAACTCTAGCTTATGCGAAGCGGCCTGCCAGTATAATTGAAATTATATAAACAAACGAAGTGAGAAATATATGAGGACCCACCCACCCGTCCCTGTCGGCGGTGACACCTCTTTTTACCCTTAGGTACCATGTCAATGGTGCCAATACAAGAGCAAAAGTGTTAACCGTCCTCAGCGTTAAAACTAATGACAGGCTCAGATGTCAGCGGCATATATGCGATCGGAGTTGTGGTGTTACGTCATGTTGTGTCTTTTTTCTTACCCAGGGGAGGtacagttttattttcctttattctAGATGCGTTAAAGAGTGGTTCTTAGCACATTAAATGAGATTCTACCTTATGTTTTCTCATATATTTCTCACTTCGTTTGTTTATATATTTCAATTATACTGGCAGGCCGCTTCGCGGCCCTGGTTTAATTGGGATTTGTTactgaaagggtccatggaaatttccatgtatcctgccACATCgagtttaattaaaaaaaattattaccaaaagggtccatggaaatctAGTTGTACCTGTAACagtaatgcattttttttagcaatggtCCATGGATATGTCCATGTTCATAACAGTGAAATAAATACTTAAAAATACCCATTTACCTAACGTAACAGtgaaataaatacagaaaaatATCGATGGACCCTTTAGCAAAAAGGTCCATgggtggaaatttccatgtaccgtATAACAATACGacgaattgaaaaaaatattgaccaaaaggatccatggaaatttccatgtacctgtAACAGCAGCGTAATATAAAAGTTATTCAGTAACAGAAAGGATCCATATTTCCATGTACCTTATGTAATAGTGCAATATATATTCTTTACACATGCCCTGTAAAAGTTCTTTACTAAAAGAATCCATGGAAATTGCCATGTACATGTAAgagcaataatattaaataaaaactggatttacagaaagggttattggaaatttccatgcaCCTTGTAACTTAGAGACTAATTCAGCATTTTCTTACCAAAAGGGTCCTTGGAAATTTTCATGAACTAGTTGTAACAGTAATATAAGAAAATTGTTTAAAGGTTCAGTAAATTCACTTTAAACTCAAGAGATGGCTTAAGGcaggaagaaactgaaaaataataatagaaaaaataAGCATGTTGACTGCCATAGACTTAGCTTACTTTGATGACATTTTAACTCTTATACAGCTGGGACATGTGTATTTACAGTTCTATAAGTTGTTCAAGAACTAAAATACTGAGCTTTTTATAGACAACAAACTGCCTCCAGTTCATCTATACCTTTTTCTGACATTTATAAAAATCACAGAGGCAGGAAGAAGAATAATATTTCGATAAGGCTAAGACTTGTTTCAGTAAGGAATTTGATGCTAAATAACTTTCAACAGAATATGCATTAGCTTCATTCATAAACCTGAACTTAGGTTCATTTCATacactgtggaaagaaattaGTGAACATCCCTGGTGAAAAACCTCAGAGGATCTttaaggatcttcaaggatctttgaagatctgcAAAGACCTgcaaaagatctttgaagatgaggatctttcaaggatctttcaaggatccttaaaggatctttgaaagatctttgaagatcttcacTTGGCAAAAGTTGGTGTAAAGATCCTCAAGGAAGCAGTGAGGATCTTGTGAGGATCTTGCAAGGATCCTTGTGACAATCAGGTTTACGGTCTTGGTGAGGATCCTTCAGGATCCTCAACaattctttgaggatctttcaaggatcttaaaaggatcctGCGAGTGATCTTCAAAAGATCTTTATTAAAGATCTTAGAAGatgcagttaagatctttgaaagatctttgaggatctttcaaggatcttaaaaggatcctGCAAGTGATCTTAAAAAGATCTTGATGAAGATCTCTGAAGATacagttaagatctttgaaggatctttgaggatctttgaaggatctttaAAGGATCCTGTGAGTGATCTTGAAAAGATCTTCatcaagatctttgaagatgcagttaagatctttgaaagatctttgaggatctttcaaggatcttaaaaagGATCTTGATTAAGATGTCTGAAGACAtagttaagatctttgaaggatctttgaaggatcttaaAAGAATCCTGTGAGTGGTCTTGAAAAGATCTTCATCAAGATCTTTGAAGGTacagttaagatctttgaaggatcttcaaggatcttaaaaggattCTGTGAGGGATTTGGAAAAGATCTTTACTAGGATCTGTGAAAatgcagttaagatctttgaaggatctttcAGGATCTTAAAGGGATCCTTGCCCGATTTTGAAAAGATCTGAGTACTGAGTAGGACATCATAGATAATCTACAgatacaaatttgtttctgaacaagaaacaaaatgtcTCCCATTGCTTGACTCAAAAATTCAAGAAACTTCTTTATTGTTGTCTTGTTATTAATGTTCAACAGGGAATAAGGAGCCTCAATTACTGCAAGTAAATCGCTGAATGCCTTAAGtgtattttttgttcaaacacaaaaaatataaacaatgacACAACACTCGAGCTGCTGGTGATTGGATCTCCTgaaggaagaattaaattccATTCCTTCACATTGTTATGTTAAGAATCTCATTCAAGCATCGTTATTTTTGAAGAATCGTTCCAACGTGTTATGGGCGAAATCTAACAAGTCCAGTTCTTATTCGCTCAACCTCGTGGGTCATCATTTGTCTTTAAATCAGAAGTCGATTGAATCGTCCGTGTGATTGTCTTGCATTTTCTTGATCGTCggattcactttttttttaatccattgTGAGTAACAGTTGGCAACTggttcaatattttttattctccTAGCAGCTGGAAATTTATGTGAATTAGAATGGCGCATGGATCCTCAATAACGGCGACGGCCCCTTCATGTTTTCAATCTAGTTCCCAGGCCCGCTATTACCAACACATCACATGCTGTTTTTGGACCAATAGTGTGAGCGCTTCAGAGCAACACgtcctttttcaaattttctcacTTTCCTTGCAAATTCCGGCGTGGTCTCCGTCGATTTCATTAAGCCTTTAGAGCtttagagaatccattccagTCTGAGTTTTTAgtatggttttgtttttgtcattacaTTGAAATACAACGACCAATGTCTGCACGAaactcaaggaaaagaaatgcctTAGCAGAAGGTATGTCATGAAACATCATGTTTGCATGTGTAATTTGCAATCTTAGGCAATTATTTTAGTTCTCtgaacaagaaataaattatgctCCTACCAATGCTTTCAAATATCACTTCTTTAACAGAATATCTCATGTTGCCTTCACTTGGAGTCTTGAAGGATAGACTTGCATTACGGTTAATTACTACGTTTAATGTTTCTTGATTACGGTATTCACATCTTATCCAAGACTTTTATGTGTTTGCAAGTTATTTTTTAGATGACTAATTTTACATGGGGTCTTGGACTCCTTTGCAATTACCCTTTGGCCTACACTTTTTCTGTTGATGACTTACATGTAGCCATAGATTGTAATAGATGAATTATACATAATAAATAGGTTATGGAGTTTTTCTCTAAAGGACTATATAGGATTTACACGGCCATCTATCATGTTTAAAGCTTTGTATGCTAAGAGCTCAAGCCTAGGTATTTGTAGACAGAGCTAGTGATGAAGACTATAGCAACAAATTGGCTTTCTAAGGGTCATTGAAACTTATGGCTTAAACTAAAACTTTAAAAGGATGTCTCAAGGATATCTAGATTTCCTGGGTTAAGTGTAATGTAAATCAAGATCCTGGTTCAGTGCTAATCTAAAAATGGTGGTTTATATCTTGAAGGTATCATTTTACTGAACAATAAAGCAATAATGTTATCTAAAAACTGGCCCACAACATTCATTAATATAACtttcaaataataaattttcaaatctaTTTTCAGGAGAAGTTTGTTTAAAGTTATCCAAGGAGTCTTCTCTTCCCAGTCAAGTGGTTTACTTGATTGATATCAAATGCATGGATGCAAGGCAGGCCCAAAGAATCAGAGCTCCAAGACCAGAGTAAGCAATTCATAAACTCTtgaacctctccaaagaagaatggactgccctcataaatctcaaaaacctaaatgacctcgtcatcaaagcagccgacaaaggcggcgcgacagtcgtttggcgcaccgacctctaccaacaagaagcaattcgccaactttcggacccaacattttacaccaaagtcaacaaagacctaactcccaccaaccaaaaaattgtcaaagacactattcaagaactcataacaaaacaagaactacccgtcaccgctcagaatctcattatcactactcctaggacctcgtgcatttatttcaaacctaaaattcacaaacccaacaacccaggccgtccaattgtttcagcatgcagttgccctactgaacttatcgagctatttagacaaagtcatgacacccatagtcaaatcactaccttcatatatcaaagacagcaaccacgcactcgaaacattcggtaatttcaatttctcaggcgagaacaaaatcattttcactatggacataacatctttatacactgtaattcccaacaataaaggcctccaagcactcaaatacttttttaatcaacgtcctatcaaaaaaccaagctcggaaaccttactccgtgtagctgaattggttctcacactcaactgtttttcctttggtgacaactactacaaacaaatcaacggtgttgcaatgggaaccaaaatgggacctagctacgccaacctcttcgtaggcttcatagaaaacaaatttttctccaactaccacggaccaaaacctgatctttacaagcattacatcgatgactgcgtcggcgccacttcatccaccaaagaagaacttaacctatttattaactcagtcaattcctttcacccggctctaaaatacacatGGGAagtttccgaaaattcattagctttcctctaCATCAAACTTTCtctcaacgacaacggtttatccactagcgtacactacaaaccaactgattctcataactacttgctacattcgtcctctcatccacaacacgcaAAAAATGCCATctcattctctcaatttctcagactgagacgcctctgcagtcacgacaccgacttcaacaacaaatgcgaggaaatgtgccagttttacAAAAAACgtggctaccctgactccgctataaccacaggcaaacaccgcgcccaagaaatcgaccgagagaccgcactacaaacttcacagaacgaagaaaccgacagaattccattcacacttacctaccacccacgaaaccttgcaatcaaaaatgtcattctcaaaaacttcaaaattcttagcaatgaccccgaaactaaacacatattttctttaccaccgctcatttcattcaaacgcgacaaaaacttaggcaatttcttagtcaggagcgcattcaagtttaacaacaaaccaggaactttcacatgcaaacgcacacttgtccctttatttcgaACACAGTTAcatatcaaactttgggttTGAATTTGTCTCAACAATAAGCTGGCTAAGCGCTCCTTCTatggtcatttctattgttcgacgacatccggctcttttgttaggaaaacaaaggtttgaaatagccgacgcttagctgatcagccgagcgcgagatttaaaattttcgtTGATTAGCGAAACAACAAATACAATTCTCTCTGGTGGAGGGGTAAGTGGAATTGTTGTCAGAGACAATGACAACCTACCGGCTCAGAGAGGGGAAGATTTGTTCGAGCGCATTTTTTCGGAGGGAGGGATGGTTCAAAACACTTGCCATTTCGAAACAACCGCTACAGATCGACGGGTGACAGACTGGTTCTAAAATTCATTCCTgactaaacaagtaaaaatttaatccgCCGGCGTTTTCGAAATTTCAAACTCGCGCACTTTTGGGCAAACCAATAATTTTCATTGACTCACTTTTTTCACGCACTAACGAAGCAGTCAGAAACTTATACCGCTACttctgaaacattcaaaatcacttactttcGCGCTTTTGTCGCTCGGGCCACACAATTCTAAGTTCACATGTTCCGCGACTCtttcaatagaatttaaatttgcacCCTTTCGCGACTTACTTAAAATTCGTTATGCAATTGTGGCACAAATCAAACAATTGTAAAACTCGTAACGCGACTAATTGCGAGCAGAACAGTTTTTACAATCTAAAAGTCATTCCTCGACTTACTCAgcattaggaaaagaaaaaaaaacaaacatccttCACGTGTTTCATCTGTGCTTATTAGCAGGGCGGGCTGTTTttagttaaataagaaaactattctttaGTGAACTATAGCATCGATTGTCTTTGAAATACGCGCCGCTTGATTACTGTCattcttctcttgttttatcgtgaatggtctattaagcatttgaatgctaaggtaaattcatagttagtatagaagcgtgtctcaagaaaaaggtattcagATTTGTTTCACGTCAATGACACACTCGGACTTCTTCATGGACCCAGCTGTCGTAGGCTTTGCCGTAACCAGCCCAACGAACGAGATATTGAACTCGGCCATCGGTATCAGTTCTTCTACCTAATACTTTGGAAACTTCATAGAACTTACTCATTTTCATAGACAATACCTCAATCATGTGTTTTTGCGAAGGACTGTATGAATAAAGTTGGATGTACTATAAAGCGGCGGCCTAGTTGATTAATGAATTGATCACAATGGCAAAGATTCGAAGGCACCTATTTaaggaaacagtgaaaaaaacaTCTAGTACGACAGATCTGTTCCCGTTGTTGTCTTTGCcttttttaaagattaattCAAGTCCTAAGAACACTTACATGTAAAAAATTTCAGTTAACGCTTTCGTCTttttagtaactttttttttttcagttgtttgcgccgcatcttttttcaccgcgcgtcatgctaaaggtgtgatataatcacacctttttgggagctttgaactaaattctgttgccgttttggtttgcgctttagccatttatttccttgctccgatttaaccgaaggcaatttattaactcgaatgtaataaattgactctttgtaattgttgatcagttaagaCGTTACGATACCGCGCGTacgaataaaagtgaagaacaagcactgaaaagatgaaatgtttcatatattgaactgcggattttgaaatcaagtgagctaagatcatcgcagttatgaacacaatttaagcaattgcgtatagaagcctgaaaaagtcaggacgttttcaggcttctctacgcaattgcttaaattgtgttcataactgcgatgatcttagctcacttgacttcaaactatgttttgaagacaaagtttagcagaaagcaaattttaaaaatctgcgAACCgactttattctttcttttagtaaagttgtctagcagcaaaattcccaaattcaacACGTCAGTGTAAACGGAAGAAATCGACGTGGAAGAGTCTAGACTGTAATGGCGGGGCGTCTTTTCGGTTGGGCGACACagttccttcccctcccccgtGCGCCGTTCGTCGTCTCCCACTTTGGAGGATCCATTAATGCCCAAGGATACTACCCTTGGGTGAAAATTTGCTCGACCGTAAATTTCTCGCCTACATTTGACGCTTGCCGAGCTCGATTTTGAATATCCGACAATCAAATCCCTGAGGGCAcccaacaatagcgctattgttctaaaaaattcaaaccgtaacaataggcaaagtttgatatgacatctcaggacccaatcgatccgtcaaagtcacagaccatttcacttgcatctcctcaaatgtcatctattgcataacctgcacgttatgcaagaaaatctacataggcgaaacagggaggagactggcggaccgtttccgcgaacacctacgagacgcagaacaaaacaacacagatgcgtccaaaccagtcgcgtgccatttcaatcttcctaaccactcccacaaaacatgactatttgcgggctttacttacaccacgggaacacagaaagccgcaaaaatcttgaacaaaaattaatttttcaactgggtacactctctccccacggaatcaatgaacgcctctcattccactaatttattcacaacttcatgtgaccatatcttcaccaatggtaAAGCTCCTCttcactcttatataaaccacaacaacccacaattcctttattcgctctgacgaagggctaacgctcgaaacatcagctttctaaatctttcacggtggtaattcaacctttatcaactcgtttgataaaacccaaatttttgtaaacaatTCATATGTGCCCTTTAAAATGgtattaaggtgattcctcagaaattaaagttaccaatgaatttttttgaaactttccctgaatgttctctaccaagCGCTGTTtggaaaaaagcaataaaaatgataggtcaccattctcgcttaagagacatgatgggccaatcttaccccatttatgcgtGTACTTgtgctaatcacgcgcattattgcttggttcacgttaaattttgcggtagcttgaaacatactttattaaagtaacacatggaaaaaaacttgacagatagaaagtgtcgagcatatagaacaatgtCATATAAAATCTGGgaacaaatcacacaatttaaaaaacAACGTGGATGTAAAGCATTTGTAGACCTGTTGTTTTCgttgtcataatttgcatgttggagtaacggttttgcacaCGCTTttggctatatctttttttccctccaaattttttttatttttaattttagtttaggaggataatatgtacaatatttttgtgtaataaaaaatataggttggcatgctcgtttaagaggaaaggaccatcgcacctaTTCAACAACACGTCTGCCAGTTACCGGCAATTCCCACTTGGAGAGAGAAAGGATGAATGATTTTGCACTTTGAAcgatttcaacactttcgctcagctatcttttccttccttgccacaaatttctacctctttttcccaaccatgcctttccaaaatgcccatttttctcgcgtgcgagctttccggcaaggaaatTCGCCATTATATTTTGCTGCCAGttacgtgttattatgcgcagtacagggtgagcagtgcaatactgaggaatcaccttaatttaTATGTGTAAAGTTTGCACAGTTTGCAAATTGTTCTAAGGATCTTGTTTCATTATAGTTCTCAAATTTTGAATATTAATGTTGTTGAGATGTCAGCACTTTGTACTATATTAAATtgattgctaaaaaaaataagtggTTATTATGTACAGCAACTAAAGATTGTGTCAAGAATATGAAACCATCCAGTTTACTTATTGATGACAATGT includes these proteins:
- the LOC136896002 gene encoding uncharacterized protein, whose amino-acid sequence is MTPIVKSLPSYIKDSNHALETFGNFNFSGENKIIFTMDITSLYTVIPNNKGLQALKYFFNQRPIKKPSSETLLRVAELVLTLNCFSFGDNYYKQINGVAMGTKMGPSYANLFVGFIENKFFSNYHGPKPDLYKHYIDDCVGATSSTKEELNLFINSVNSFHPALKYTWEVSENSLAFLYIKLSLNDNGLSTSVHYKPTDSHNYLLHSSSHPQHAKNAISFSQFLRLRRLCSHDTDFNNKCEEMCQFYKKRGYPDSAITTGKHRAQEIDRETALQTSQNEETDRIPFTLTYHPRNLAIKNVILKNFKILSNDPETKHIFSLPPLISFKRDKNLGNFLVRSAFKFNNKPGTFTCKRTLVPLFRTQLHIKLWV